The Candidatus Lernaella stagnicola genomic interval TGGTTTTGGGCATTTACTACATGACGCGCGAACGGCCGGGCGCCCGCGGCGAAGGCAAGATTTTTGCTTCCCCGGAAGAAGTCGACCGAGCGTACTCGACCGATGCGGTGGAGCTGCACGCTCGTGTTCGCTGCCGCATCAACGGCACGGTGTTCAAAACGACGGTCGGCCGCGTGTTGCTCTACGACATCGTTCCAGACGCGGTGCCCTTCGCCCACGTCAACCACATGATGGGCAAGAAGCAAGTGGCGAATTTGATCGACACGGTGTACCGCATCACCGGCGATAAAGAAACGGTGTTGCTGGCCGATAAGATTCGCACCCTCGGCTTCACGATGGCCACGCGCAGCGGCGCTTCGATTTGTTTGGACGACATGGTCATTCCGGACAAAAAAGTGGAAATTCTCGAACGCAGCCAGGCCGCGATCGAGGAAATTCTCGAATACCGCCGCGAAGGCTTGATCACCGACGGCGAGCGCTACAACCGCGTCGTCGATATTTGGGCCGATGCCACCGACGCCATCGAGAAAGAAATGATGGAGGCGATGGGGCAGCAGGAATTCACGACTACGGAAGGCACACGGATCATAGCGTCAAGTTTCAATCCGATTTTCATGATGGCCGAATCCGGCGCGCGTGGTTCCACGGCGCAGATTCGCCAGTTGGCCGGTATGCGTGGCTTGATGGCCAAGCCTTCCGGCGAAATCATCGAGACGCCGATTACCAGCAACTTCCGTGAAGGACTCACGGTGTTGCAGTACTTCATCTCGACACACGGCGCCCGCAAGGGTCTGGCCGATACCGCGCTTAAGACCGCGAACTCCGGCTATCTGACCCGCCGCCTGGTCGACGTGGCGCAGGATTCCATCGTAACGGTGGAGGATTGCGGCACGCTGGACGGCATTATCGTCAGTTCCTTGGTCGAAGGCGGCGAGGTGATCGAGCGGGTCGGCGATCGCATTTTGGGTCGCGTGGCGCTGGAAGACATCGTCGACCCGGTGAACGACGAAGTACTCGTCGGGGCCAACGAAGAGATCGACGAAGAGAAAGTGCGCATCATCGAGGATGCGGGCATCGAGCGCGTGTTGATTCGCTCGGTGTTGACCTGCAAAGCCAAACGCGGCGTGTGCCGCTCGTGTTACGGCCGCGATCTGGCTCGCGGCAAGATGGTCAATCTCGGCGAAGCGGTCGGCGTGATCGCGGCGCAATCCATCGGTGAGCCGGGCACTCAGTTGACGATGCGTACGTTCCATATCGGTGGTACGGCCTCGCGGAAGGTTGAGGCTTCGGCCTTGGAAACTCGCACCGAGGGGTTTGTGCACACGCACAACGTGAACATTGTCGAGGGTCGCGAAGGCCAGAAGATCGTCATGAACCGCAACAGCCAACTCGTTGTCCGCGACGCCACGGGTCGTGAGCGCGAGCGTTACAATCTCGTGTACGGCGCCGAACTCCTGTTCACCGACGGCGCCTTGGTCAAAGCGGGTACGGTAGTGGCCAAGTGGGATCCATTTACGACCCCGATTCTCACCGACGTAAGCGGCGTGTTGAAATTCGGCGACATCATCCAGAACGAGACGATGGACGAACAGGTCGACGAGATGACTGGTATGAGTCAGAAGGTCATCGTCGAGCCGAAGAGCCCGAGTTCCAGGCCGCGCATTTCGATCAAGAATCCGAGCAAAAAGGCGGTAACGCTGAAGATTCCGGATACGGATCGCGATGCTCGTTACATGCTGCCGGTCGGCGCGATCATTATGGTCAAGGAAGGCGGTCGGGTGCATGCCGGCGACGTCTTGGCCAAGATCCCGCGCGCCACGACGAAAACCAAGGACATCACCGGCGGCTTGCCCCGCGTGGCCGAACTTTTCGAGGCTCGCAAGCCCAAAGAGATGGCCGAGATTTCCGAAATCGACGGTCGCGTCAGCTTCGGCGAGGACGTCAAAGGGAAGCGCCGTGTGGTCATCACGCCCGATAAGAGCGGTGAGAGCCGCGATTACCTGATTCCAAAAGGTAAACACATTAGCGTGCACGAGGGCGACTTCGTTCGCGCGGGCGAAGCGTTGATGGACGGCGCGGCCAATCCGCACGACATCCTCAGTGTGTTGGGTGAAAAAGAACTCGCCAAGTATTTGGTCGATGAAATTCAAGAGGTCTACCGCTTGCAGGGCGTCAAGATCAATGACAAGCACATCGAGGCGATCGTCCGCCAGATGCTGCGCCGCGTGCGCGTGGTGGATGTCGGCGACACCACCTTCCTGGTCGGCGAACAGGTCGAAAAATGGAAGTTCCGGGAAGAAAACGAGCAAATGATCGCCAAGGGTGGTCGGGCTGCGATCGGCGAGCCGATGCTGCTTGGTATCACGAAGGCGAGTTTGTCGACGGAGTCGTTCATTTCGGCGGCCTCGTTCCAGGAAACAACGAAGGTGCTCACCGAGGCGTCGATCACGGGCAAAGTCGATTGGCTGCGCGGCCTGAAAGAGAACGTGATCATGGGTCGTCTCATTCCGGCCGGAACCGGTGTTCCGACCTACCAGTCCCTGGATATCGAAGTCGATTTACCCGAGCAACCCGAGGAGGACGAGTACGAGATTTACGGCGCGTCGCCCTTCGAGGACTTCAATTTCGAAGACACCGCCGGATCCGGTACCGAGCCGGCTGAGTAAGCGCACGGCAATTGAGACTACGTAGGGCGGCCTCATCGAGGTCGCCCTTTTTCGTAACGGACGATGTGACGATAGAAAGTGGATTTCTTGATTAGATAAAGCTGATTTTCTCACGATCGCGATAAATATTGTCGGCAGCATGGATTGTGTGTTTTGTTAAATATAAAATAACAACGACGAAAAATAACGACAGAAGCCGGGACGCTTGATCTCCAGAGGCATGTTTGGACATACAACTCCTCGAAAACTTGGCGTTACTTTTGGCGTTGAGCGTTTTCTACGGCTTTGTCGCCGATCGCTGGCAAGGTCGTAATTTGACCTCCCTCGTATTTTCGGGTTTCGTTTTCGGCGCTTTCACTCTGGCGGTAATGTTTCTCCCGTTTCGTTATCAGCCCGGTATATTTTTCGACAGCCGTTCGGTGGTATTGGCGATGGCGGGGCTGTTCGGCGGCCCGATACCCGCGGCGATTGCCGCCGCGATGGCTAGTGTGTACCGGCTTATTTATGGTGGGCCGGGTACACTGACGGGTATCGGCGTCATTTCCACTTCGGCGTCGCTCGGCGTGCTTTTTTACTATCTGCGGCGCCGTGATGCCAATATTGTTACGCCGTGGAAATTGGTCATTTTTGGCGCGATTGTCCATGTGGCGATGCTTTTGTGGATGTTTTCTCTACCCGGGGAAACCGCTTGGCGGGCGCTGCGGGTCATTGCGGTGCCGGTATTAGTTTTTTTCCCGTTGGTGACTGCGTTGCTTGGCACAGTGATGATGGATTTAGAGAGACGCGGTCGGACGCGTCAGAGTCTCCGATACTCTACAAGAGCACTTAAAACCCTCAGTCAGTGCAATCGCGCCGTGGCCCGGGCGGTCGAAACGAGAAGTTTTGTCACGGAAGTGGCGTCCATCCTCGCACGATTCGCCGGATATAGGCTGGTTTGCATCAGCTTAAGGGCTAACGACGGCGAGGGGGCATTGCGTATCGAAGCGTGGGCCGGCGCGGAGGCCGATAAGGTCGCCGGGTTGACGTTCGATTGGAACGATCCGGCGCTTTGTGAGGGGCCTGTCCGTGCGGCGCTATCGGGCGGAAACGCGGTTATTCGTCAAGACCTTTTACACGACCCGGAATCGCGTGCCTGGTGGCCCGTGGCGCGAAGGCTTGGATTCGTTTCGTCGATTGCCTTACCGCTGCGCGGCGGCCACGGCGCCGTCGGCGTTTTAAGTGTTTATTCGTGGGATAGGCGTGAATTCGGTACGAAGGAGCAGAGCTTGCTCAATGAGTTGGCCGACGACATTGCCTTCGGCTTGGAGTCGTTGCGGGTGCGGCGAGAAGTCGATCGGGCGCATCGTCAGTTGGCCGCCGGCGACGAACGGTATCGGTTGTTGTTTGAAACGATGGTGCAGGGCGTGGTGTTTCAGGATTCGCAAGGAAATGTTACGTCGGCCAACGCCGCTGCGGAGCGAATTCTTGGTTTGACGCATGATGAAATTGTCGGCCGCGCGTCCGCGGATTCGCGGTGGCGGATAATTCGCATGGACGGCAGCGAGTTACCTAGTGAAGAACACCCGGCCATGATCGCGCTTCGAACGGGCAGCCCGGTGCCGGACGCAGTTTTGGGTGTGTTTAATCCGCGCGAAGAAAACCACCGGTGGATCATCACGAGTTCGAAACCTTTTTTCCGTCCGGGAGAAGAAGAACCGTATCAAGTGCAGACGATTTTCGAGGACATCACGGCGCGACGGCGGACCGAAAAATCAATGAGTGCGGCGCAGGACAAGCTTCAGGAACAGGACAAAATCTATCAACTAATCACGAAGAACATGAAGGATGTTGTTTGGTTAATGAGTATGAATTTGGACATCCTTTATATGAGCCCAAGTATCGAACGCATTCTGGGTTTTACGGCGGAGGAAATAAAAAGCCTACCTTTGGATAAGCAGTTGACGCCCGAATCATTCGAGCGATTCATGGCGATGATCGCGCGCACGCTCACTCCGGAGAATCTGGCGGACAAAGACTTGGACATCACTACCTCCATTGAGGTCGAGCATTATCGAAAGGACGGCACGACCGTTTGGTCGGAATCGTCGGCCGCCGTGGTTCGCGACGAGCAAGGTTCCCCGACCGGGATTGTCGGTTCGAGCCACGATATTTCCGAACGCAAACAAGCCGAGACCCGCTTGCGTCAAAGCGAGCAGACGTACCGCCTACTCGCCGATAACACGCTGGATTGCATTTGGACGATGGATATCAACCTGAATTTTATCTACGTAAATCCAGCCATTGAGCCGATGACGGGCTACACGCCCGCGGAATGGATGGATTCGAACCTGGCGGATCACGCCGATGCCGAAAACCTCGCCATAATGGCCGGCGTCGTGGGCGAAGCGCTGAGCAAGCCGCCGGCGGAGAGCGGAATAATTTTCGAGGCAGAGATCAAGAAAAAGAGCGGTGAATCGATTC includes:
- the rpoC gene encoding DNA-directed RNA polymerase subunit beta', whose translation is MRIALASPEKIRDWSFGEVKKPETINYRTFKPERDGLFCCRIFGPIKDFECLCGKYKRMKHRGIVCEKCGVEVIHSKVRRERMGHITLATPVAHIWFLKSLPSRIGALLDMSYKQLEKVLYFEQYVVVSPGNTKLKPGELLSDEEYWQAMEEGGPDFDAGMGAEIIKKMLSQIELKILADELREEMKAATSEAKRKKVSKRLRVVEAFRDSGNRPEWMILDVIPVIPPELRPLVPLEGGRFAISDLNDLYRRVINRNNRLKRLIELQAPEIIIKNEKRMLQEAVDALFDNGRRGRVITGPNKRPLKSLSDMLKGKQGRFRQNLLGKRVDYSGRSVIVVGPELRLHQCGLPKKMALELFKPFIYEKLEKRGLAQTLKLAKKMVDREVAEVWDILDEVIKEHPVLLNRAPTLHRLGIQAFEPVLIEGKAIQLHPLVCTAFNADFDGDQMAVHVPLSVEAQVEARVLMMSTNNILSPAHGKPIIVPSQDMVLGIYYMTRERPGARGEGKIFASPEEVDRAYSTDAVELHARVRCRINGTVFKTTVGRVLLYDIVPDAVPFAHVNHMMGKKQVANLIDTVYRITGDKETVLLADKIRTLGFTMATRSGASICLDDMVIPDKKVEILERSQAAIEEILEYRREGLITDGERYNRVVDIWADATDAIEKEMMEAMGQQEFTTTEGTRIIASSFNPIFMMAESGARGSTAQIRQLAGMRGLMAKPSGEIIETPITSNFREGLTVLQYFISTHGARKGLADTALKTANSGYLTRRLVDVAQDSIVTVEDCGTLDGIIVSSLVEGGEVIERVGDRILGRVALEDIVDPVNDEVLVGANEEIDEEKVRIIEDAGIERVLIRSVLTCKAKRGVCRSCYGRDLARGKMVNLGEAVGVIAAQSIGEPGTQLTMRTFHIGGTASRKVEASALETRTEGFVHTHNVNIVEGREGQKIVMNRNSQLVVRDATGRERERYNLVYGAELLFTDGALVKAGTVVAKWDPFTTPILTDVSGVLKFGDIIQNETMDEQVDEMTGMSQKVIVEPKSPSSRPRISIKNPSKKAVTLKIPDTDRDARYMLPVGAIIMVKEGGRVHAGDVLAKIPRATTKTKDITGGLPRVAELFEARKPKEMAEISEIDGRVSFGEDVKGKRRVVITPDKSGESRDYLIPKGKHISVHEGDFVRAGEALMDGAANPHDILSVLGEKELAKYLVDEIQEVYRLQGVKINDKHIEAIVRQMLRRVRVVDVGDTTFLVGEQVEKWKFREENEQMIAKGGRAAIGEPMLLGITKASLSTESFISAASFQETTKVLTEASITGKVDWLRGLKENVIMGRLIPAGTGVPTYQSLDIEVDLPEQPEEDEYEIYGASPFEDFNFEDTAGSGTEPAE
- a CDS encoding PAS domain S-box protein yields the protein MDIQLLENLALLLALSVFYGFVADRWQGRNLTSLVFSGFVFGAFTLAVMFLPFRYQPGIFFDSRSVVLAMAGLFGGPIPAAIAAAMASVYRLIYGGPGTLTGIGVISTSASLGVLFYYLRRRDANIVTPWKLVIFGAIVHVAMLLWMFSLPGETAWRALRVIAVPVLVFFPLVTALLGTVMMDLERRGRTRQSLRYSTRALKTLSQCNRAVARAVETRSFVTEVASILARFAGYRLVCISLRANDGEGALRIEAWAGAEADKVAGLTFDWNDPALCEGPVRAALSGGNAVIRQDLLHDPESRAWWPVARRLGFVSSIALPLRGGHGAVGVLSVYSWDRREFGTKEQSLLNELADDIAFGLESLRVRREVDRAHRQLAAGDERYRLLFETMVQGVVFQDSQGNVTSANAAAERILGLTHDEIVGRASADSRWRIIRMDGSELPSEEHPAMIALRTGSPVPDAVLGVFNPREENHRWIITSSKPFFRPGEEEPYQVQTIFEDITARRRTEKSMSAAQDKLQEQDKIYQLITKNMKDVVWLMSMNLDILYMSPSIERILGFTAEEIKSLPLDKQLTPESFERFMAMIARTLTPENLADKDLDITTSIEVEHYRKDGTTVWSESSAAVVRDEQGSPTGIVGSSHDISERKQAETRLRQSEQTYRLLADNTLDCIWTMDINLNFIYVNPAIEPMTGYTPAEWMDSNLADHADAENLAIMAGVVGEALSKPPAESGIIFEAEIKKKSGESIPVEIVGKVIYGPDGNPIGLQGTTRDISERRAADAELKRQYEMFELIINHIPVMIVIYNPNFNVTLLNEACEKAIGWLTKDAKEIDLMERCFPDPEIRQKIHEFVDAAPPEWMDLDLTARDGRVLKSTWTTIVLSDDTRVAIGLDITDQKRAEAQRTALEEQLRQSQKMEAVGRLAGGIAHDFNNVLTAIQGFSDLVLDALGADHEAREDVRQIIEASESAARLTQQLLAFSRKQIIDPKPLDLNGVLANSEQIIRRLIGEDIDLAFYPEQDLWRIHFDAGQIEQILMNLAVNARDAMPQGGKLTFETHNVPIEDVPTAVRTKLVTGDYVMLGVSDNGHGIDAETQTKIFDPFFTTKEKGRGTGLGLATVYGIVKQNNGYVSVYSEVGHGTSFKIYLPRIGADVVEVGATTVISDLEGSEVILLVEDQENVRNVAERTLTSFGYRVLVAADGEEAVRLFDANADDIDLLLTDVILPLMGGKELLVKLNERNPDLTALYMSGYTENAIAHHGVLDKGTHFLQKPFRPRELVIKVREVLDLIER